In a genomic window of Procambarus clarkii isolate CNS0578487 chromosome 10, FALCON_Pclarkii_2.0, whole genome shotgun sequence:
- the LOC138363036 gene encoding eukaryotic translation initiation factor 3 subunit A-like yields MPLQIATLNINGLSTSKKQIQLLSFIKEHNLDIIFLQEHNIKKIKQDNLLKENYYVFLKSTVKHKGGTGILINKSLEPDITKLKSGEDSRITSIKCNIQGQKLCLINVYAHSGTSGSRKREKFFKDTLERYLKDDDCVTIMAGDWNCVTDDRDTTHPNDRNVSRNLVKMLSQLKLDDVWYKHHDAPVYTYPNRKESRLDRIYCRKAGDQVNGVKVVQVPISDHKAVLMSFNCSNVGKKWGEDDGRVRVWGEGDGRVRVRGEDDGRVRVWGEDDGRVRVRGEDDGRVRVRGEDDGRVRVRGEDDGRVRVRGEDDGRVRVWGEGDGRVRVRGEDVGRVRVRGEDDGRVRVRGEDVGRVHVRGEDDGRVRVRGEDDGRDRVRGEDDGRVRVRGETDGKVRVRGEDDGRVRVRGEDDGRVRVRGEGDGRVRVRGEDDGRVRVRGEDDGRVRVRGEDDGRVRVRGEDDGRVRVRGEDDGRVRVRGEDDGRVRVRGEDVGRVHVRGEDDGRVRVVDEDEEGRIGRKSWGCNIM; encoded by the coding sequence ATGCCCTTGCAAATAGCCACTTTAAATATTAATGGATTAAGTACGAGTAAAAAACAAATCCAGTTACTTTCGTTTATTAAAGAACACAATTTAGACATCATCTTTCTCCAGGAGCATAACATTAAGAAAATAAAGCAAGATAACTTACTCAAAGAAAATTATTATGTTTTTCTTAAATCAACTGTGAAGCATAAAGGTGGAACAGGAATATTAATAAACAAAAGCTTGGAACCTGACATCACAAAATTGAAATCGGGCGAAGATTCAAGAATAACATCCatcaagtgcaatatacaaggccaaaaattgtgctTAATTAACGTATACGCTCACTCGGGAACAAGCGGTTCGCGAAAAAGAGAGAAATTCTTCAAAGACACACTTGAAAGATACCTCAAGGACGATGACTGCGTCACTATTATGGCTGGTGACTGGAACTGCGTCACCGACGACCGGGACACGACGCACCCCAACGACCGCAACGTCTCTCGCAACCTCGTCAAGATGCTGTCACAGCTGAAGTTGGACGACGTGTGGTATAAGCACCATGACGCCCCCGTCTATACATATCCTAACAGGAAGGAGTCTCGTTTAGACAGAATATATTGTCGGAAGGCTGGAGACCAGGTAAACGGTGTTAAGGTTGTTCAAGTGCCAATCTCAGATCATAAGGCGGTTCTCATGTCTTTTAACTGCTCCAATGTTGGGAAAAAGTGGGGTGAGGACGATGGAAGAGtccgtgtgtggggtgagggtgatggaagagtccgtgtgaggggtgaggatgaTGGAAGAGTCCGTGTGTGGGGTGAGGACGATGGAAGAGTccgtgtgaggggtgaggacgaTGGAAGAGTccgtgtgaggggtgaggatgaTGGAAGAGTccgtgtgaggggtgaggacgaTGGAAGAGTccgtgtgaggggtgaggatgaTGGAAGAGtccgtgtgtggggtgagggtgatGGAAGAGTCCGTGTGAGGGGTGAAGACGTTGGAAGAGTccgtgtgaggggtgaggatgaTGGAAGAGTccgtgtgaggggtgaggatgttggaagagttcatgtgaggggtgaggatgaTGGAAGAGTccgtgtgaggggtgaggatgaTGGAAGAGAccgtgtgaggggtgaggacgaTGGAAGAGTccgtgtgaggggtgagaccgatGGAAAAGTccgtgtgaggggtgaggatgaTGGAAGAGTccgtgtgaggggtgaggatgaTGGAAGAGtccgtgtgaggggtgagggtgatggaagagtccgtgtgaggggtgaggatgaTGGAAGAGTccgtgtgaggggtgaggatgaTGGAAGAGTccgtgtgaggggtgaggatgaTGGAAGAGTccgtgtgaggggtgaggatgaTGGAAGAGTccgtgtgaggggtgaggatgaTGGAAGAGTccgtgtgaggggtgaggatgaTGGAAGAGTccgtgtgaggggtgaggatgttggaagagtccatgtgaggggtgaggatgaTGGAAGAGTCCGTGTGGTGGATGAGGATGAAGAGGGGAGGATAGGAAGAAAAAGTTGGGGTTGTAACATCATGTAA